The Dunckerocampus dactyliophorus isolate RoL2022-P2 chromosome 1, RoL_Ddac_1.1, whole genome shotgun sequence genome has a segment encoding these proteins:
- the LOC129181826 gene encoding protein-serine O-palmitoleoyltransferase porcupine-like isoform X4 gives MFFLFMVIFMIMFIYFEVHLSSQTLNHPDRNVCSWVCVCLRGSQMVVAMKAISLAFDLDRGAVTALPTPTEFLGYVLFVGNVVFGPWISFSTYKAAVVGRRLSWLWLWRSSLSLLKSQICLLVSSCIAPYLFVFFIPIHGNAFTHKWLRAYENALSFHFSNYFVGHLSESSSMLAGASHTEEKDNIRWEMEVVKPLNVEMPRSMVEVVISWNIPMSRWLKTYVFKNAMKLGTFPAVLVTYTASALLHGLSFHLGAVLLSLGFITYVEHVLRKRLAAIFSACVLSRPCPSECGHQHKKEYWVMLLNLCFSFLAIFHLTYLGSMFDPGVEEEVEEGYAAIHTVQRWSDLNWASHWVVFASWVFYRLIL, from the exons atgttttttttatttatggtcattttcatgattatgttcatttattttgaagtccACTTATCGAGTCAAACTTTAAACCATCCTGACAGAAATGTGTGTTcttgggtttgtgtgtgtttgagaggcAGTCAGATGGTGGTGGCGATGAAAGCCATTTCTCTGGCCTTTGACCTGGACAGAGGAGCAGTCACCGCTTTGCCCACACCAACTGAGTTCCTGGGCTACGTTCTCTTTGTGGGAAACGTAGTCTTCGGCCCCTGGATCAGCTTTTCAACATACAAGGCTGCTGTTGTGGGCAGGAGACTG AGCTGGTTATGGCTGTGGCGCTCCTCTCTCAGCCTGCTCAAGAGTCAGATTTGCCTGTTGGTGTCCTCGTGCATCGCTCCTTAcctgtttgttttcttcatccCCATCCATGGAAATGCCTTCACACACAA GTGGCTTCGTGCCTATGAGAATGCATTGTCTTTCCACTTCAGTAACTACTTTGTGGGCCACCTGAGTGAAAGCAGTAGCATGTTGGCTGGAGCCAGCCACACTGAGGAAAAAGACAACATCCGGTG GGAAATGGAAGTGGTCAAACCTCTGAATGTGGAAATGCCTCGCTCCATGGTAGAAGTTGTGATTTCCTGGAACATTCCCATGTCACGGTGGCTTAAAACCT ATGTCTTCAAAAATGCCATGAAGCTGGGGACTTTCCCCGCAGTCCTTGTCACATACACAGCCAGTGCTTTACTGCAT GGTTTGAGTTTCCACCTCGGAGCTGTGCTGCTGTCTTTAGGCTTCATCACATATGTTGAACATG TTCTGCGAAAGCGACTTGCTGCTATCTTCAGTGCTTGTGTCCTGTCCAGACCTTGCCCCTCTGAGTGCGGCCACCAACATAAGAAG GAGTATTGGGTGATGCTCCTGAACCTGTGTTTCAGTTTCTTGGCTATCTTCCACCTCACCTACTTGGGCTCCATGTTTGATcctggtgttgaagaggaagtaGAAGAG GGTTATGCTGCCATCCACACTGTTCAGCGGTGGTCTGATCTTAACTGGGCCAGCCACTGGGTTGTTTTTGCCTCCTGGGTCTTCTATCGTTTAATCCTGTGA